GATTATGAAACCTTTCATTTGAGAAAAGTGTACATCATGACATCCATTTATGAAATAGTCCTGATGTtatattgacaaaaaaaaaatatatcgaaATCCAGTTATGAAATTGGTCGTCATGTTTAGTTTGTTAAAGTTGCTCCCCTTTACCTGCTATTGTCACTATCCATTCAAACATATTAACTATTGCAATCGGGAACAATATAGAATGAATTAACTGCGTTTGTTTTATCAAATAGCATGGGATAAATAGATTATTTTTACTGTGACTGTTAGTTTGTTACCGCACCAAACCTCTCTGAGTGCTTCAGTTAAAtccaaattaaaatcaaaatgtctGTGTATCGACttaaattgttaaatatctCTGATTGATCAAGGCATACAATAAATGTATCGATAGTTCGATGTATGGTCAGAATTCGCTCTTGAAACATCGTATGCTTGGCATGTAAAAAGTTATTCTGAAGTTGTCCTGATCATTTCAcgattatatataattatgtatttatattaacttccttttgataaaatatttcattcatgaaTATTACAAACTAATGCAAAGAAAAATGATTTAGTGTTCGATCAGGAAAGTGAAACCCACGAAATGCTTGAAATTATCCAGTCACAAATTTAACTTGAAATGAACATTAAGAAATTCAAGGtcggtataaatatagaattccaggtgaaaaaatgataatatgttATCAGAAAAGGACCGCGTAATCAGTGGTGCTACATATGTCGCGTTAGTACTGAAGATAAGGGATACGATAAGGCCGCCAACACGGATTCATGATAAGTCGTGTCATTACGCTCGGTCCTAGCAAGATGAAAGTCCTCATAGCTCTCATCAGCCTGGCGGTTTCAGCGCAAGGTAATACGAATATACATTAAAAGTTATAGAATAGAGACCTTCTAATTAGATTAAGCCAATATTTTCCTATCATAAGCACGTTTGGCTTCTATCGGAACACATATTCGATAAGCTGTAGTAACAACTTAAACTATTCGCTAGATGCTAAACGTGCCTATAATAGCTCACCATGTTTGTGCGagatttttgtaaatttgttaAAGTTGTGTTTAAAAAAGTTAGTTATAATATTTGTCCTCTATTAATGTTGCATTTGTTGAATTATGTAATCATGTTTCTCtacaaaatgcattttgtaAAGAGACAAATAATAAAGTTGAAAGTCTGTGGCCCAATTGTATTATTTATGAGCAATGGTTTGGTATCTGCGACCATGTGATGACAAAGACGGCCGTGGAAACCGAGTGGGGAAGATTTACTGACATATCACCTCAAGTATCAAACTTTTGGGTTGCGAGATTGAAACCCACGTAGGCAGCATTCGCGTACTAACAGTAGGTCGGTGATTTTCTGGTTCTCCGAGTTTCCTCTACCTCCTATCATGGCTCGTACTTAAATGACCTTCGTTGTTATGGCGATTTCTAGGTCTGTCATTGAAAGGTACTGATAACCAAATTTCTTCCACGATCTCATGGAACACGTAAGACGCTCAAGTAATGGCAAGCGATAACTCACGGTTAAGAACATTCgatatataattttcaataagTGTCAAATGAACTCCCAGTCCATCCTTCAGGCCTTGTGAAGGACATTTTGAGTGTGGGGTAAAGTTACTATTCTCCCGTATGTTTTCCGCAATCGGAACAAAGAGATATAAGTGGAAAAAATGTTGTTCACCTGATGTTTTTAGTTCTTTTTTGTCTTCTGATTGAAGTATAGGTCAATGTTCTCAAACGAAGTTTGACCGcctaaaatatctaaattataaattaataaacaGAAAAAGGTATATGCCATTATTTTTCGGAACACCTATTGTAAAAACAAACTTTAGTTACTGGTAATAGTTCACGCATCATTTTTAAATCATCAGTCTAAATGATATAGcatgttgtttttattacaaAGCCTTTCTGGATATAGACACTCATGGCCAGTTTTGCCTCGCGTGCTGTGGTCCAAAAAGTCACGGATGTTGCAACATGTGTGGACTAACCGACCTGAGTTCCTTTAACGTTCAAGGCAAGTAATATATACCTCTATGGGAATACTATGGtgtgttttaattgtttatcaTGTGGTTAGAATGTGATCATTAACAATTGTGTAATAAATCTTTTTTAACTATAATAGTGTTCCTGATATGTACTACTTTGCTGTAACCAAACCAAAAGATTCTAACtttcatttcacattacatccattatttatttcaaagattatcattacattattCCATCACCTTGTTAGCATCACCCTCGATACCACAGGGGTTaagatcacttacgatctctacacccctggactacctcatagtaaaattggtaGCAGCTCCGTGGAAAAagctgaaccaatcacaggcttgcaaAGATTTCTTTTCAAGACTATAAAGAGAGAGCGCGCCCAACAACATCACAGctaaccacagtgtaccatgaTACTGCTATTATTACCTGTTATTACCTGTTCcattgcctccagttttactatgagatagttcaggggtggatatagcGTCAGTAATGGTAACCcctgagtatcgaggatgtgttgGCATATAATCACATTACGTCTGCCCCGCTGAATCAAGAtagatatgaaattaatttattttccgTTTCACTTATAGAGCCAGTGATGTCAAAAAGAAAAGTGTTGTCAACAAAGAGTTTCATTGACGATCTAAACAACGGACTCAACAACTTGGTTCCGGACTTTTCCGGACCTGACTCGGGATGTTTCGATTGCTGTGGACAGCATCCTTGTTGTGGTGACTGTGGTATTGATCAAAGTATCTTTAACCACCGTGAGTATGCCTAAGTCAATCTTATAGTATACATAATATTTTGGGAGTACATATTATTtctaaaagtaaatattttgatttaaaaatgctccaccgttgacaaatggcattttttcactatcaaaaacagctgcagacgatttagtatttttcttcagttacaaaagttactcattttacaccattaccaccattgaaaagtttgagcttcaaattttacatgtagatgCCAAAAAAGACAGTCGActtttcatatttacattattttctcattttcgGTTCAATTTTCTAAAGGTTTTAAGAGTTTTAAGATTAGAAAAAAACAGTTATTTACGATATTAATTATACTTCATTCGGTGGAACATCCATTTCGACAGTGATCAGTTGACGTTACTATGTtgacattagtgacgtcataatggtcaggTTTTGGACGTCATGTATATTCTAATAGGCGTCTTTGTGACTTTTGATCACGATGGTATTCACCATTACAACAGATACCTAGTAATAGACATTCTTCAATACATCAAAAAAGGTATTCCTCTTAATCCTGAAGCTATCCGGGTAGaatacatatttgttttcaattatcaacaaatttatgagcaaaagttaaaaatacaaaaatgattaatcgcatcctgaaaaaaattccgtggcactatatcctatatgaaattaagaaatgattgcgcatgcaccagaggcaaaataaattcttctgtattatattttatgttaaatagacacatttacatttccgttttctctttactatataaccttaccaaccacgaaatcgtttacacttgtgtaaacgcagtggttgccgcgcaagaatacacacgctggaacactgacttccgcaagtagtgtgaatgcgcatccggttagACCTACTGTATCTGtataaacaaacttcaatatattgcatgtatgaatgtaatgtaaatcttaaattacATTTCAGCAAatgaaaaaattaacaaatattgtgtaaatggAGGAAAAACGAAAAAG
The Argopecten irradians isolate NY chromosome 9, Ai_NY, whole genome shotgun sequence DNA segment above includes these coding regions:
- the LOC138331526 gene encoding uncharacterized protein → MISRVITLGPSKMKVLIALISLAVSAQAFLDIDTHGQFCLACCGPKSHGCCNMCGLTDLSSFNVQEPVMSKRKVLSTKSFIDDLNNGLNNLVPDFSGPDSGCFDCCGQHPCCGDCGIDQSIFNHHYPDISSIIGHQGSTAEPQSPEKGTYQTGSEHDVLTGGLSPVFHGPIHPMDLQLEHAYYENNGN